The Amaranthus tricolor cultivar Red isolate AtriRed21 chromosome 6, ASM2621246v1, whole genome shotgun sequence genome has a segment encoding these proteins:
- the LOC130815284 gene encoding ABC transporter G family member 39-like, whose translation MGLFKSVKIEHRRSSCSSCDGHHHDNETEMDEINWGALERLPTVERAHISFLHGVAGDFKEVDVKRLDFYERRALLNKLVTNMTQNELFLHKIKTRFERVSLAFPSIEVRFRNLNVETYAYVGSRALPTIYNSLVNMVEGVINFLKIQPSQKRKLQILSDLNGIIKPGRMTLLLGPPSSGKTTLLLALAGLLDSELTVSGKVTYNGHEFDEFVPQRCSAYVSQNDVHICELTVRETLSFSATCQGLGSAYELLLDLLRKEKELDSKPDPLLDVLLKASAMEKQRRNLFTEYILKVLGLEECADTIIGDQMTRGISGGQKRRTTIGEMIVGPTNAYLMDSISVGLDSSTTYDIINSIRQSVHIMHKTALISLLQPPAETFELFDDIILMSEGQIVYQGPRFYVLHFFESLGFRCPQRKPVADYLQEVISRKDQAQYWAREDEEHAYVSTKQFADKFKEFHIGIALQTELNVPFDKSRSHPFALTKTKFGTNKMVILKACVSREFLLMKRNFLVFCFKLLQLGVLGLVVASAFCEDKKHDDRIEDGTVQMGALFILLVTIILSGLAVIPMTINKLPVYYKQKNFLFYPSWAYSFPSLIPGMIFSMIEVLILVLTTYFIIGFDPNFFRFIKHGFMLILCGQMSYCLFRCVGAVTRDNSIANVVANLTTMWLVIFSGYVLTRVTMKKWLVWGYWTSPLMYVYNAISANEFLGKSWSKNHLLDSNETKGVSILKFHGVTPNPNSYLVGIIALIGFIILFALLANLALAYLKPFGQSPSTAFITKEEEEKTSTTEDTTQNRSNSTGLSFTPLCMTFEDIIYSVDMPKEKKERGNPNDRLVLLNGVSGCFRPGVLTVLMGVTGAGKTTLLDVLAGRKNTGYMQGTIKVSGYTKKQDTFARVSGYFEQNDIHSPFITVSESIVFSASLRLPKDINSKAKQNFVEEIMELMELTPIKDALVGQANVNGLSVEQRKRLTIAVELVANPSILFMDEPTSGLDARAAAIVMRVVRNTVNTGRTVVCTIHQPSIHIFESFDELFLLKQGGHVLYAGPIGYRCAQLITYFEQIDGVPKIREGHNPATWVLEATTKAQEERLGLNFSYIYLNSELYRANMRLIGELSIPPPNSEELHFATSYCQSYFIQWKTCLWKQYKSYWRNTAHNGVRFVITSASAFMFGIVFFQIGSRRDTQVEVLGGIGAIYISTMFMGAQTSTSVMPVMSSDKLAFYRERSSGLYSPIPYALAQVAIEIPYVVAQTTIFEIIAYAMMGFEWSAMKFFQEYLFMLLSLLYFTYFGMMVSSITPNQETCSILASFVFSLWNLFAGFAIPKKRIPVWWRWYTWVCPVSWSMNGLVSCEYGDNTESKLESGETVTQFLMDYFGYKYELLGIVIAVLVGFNLLFIFLHCFSIKMFNFQKR comes from the exons atgggTTTGTTCAAGAGTGTTAAAATTGAGCATAGGAGAAGCTCTTGTAGTAGTTGTGATGGTCATCATCATGATAATGAAACTGAGATGGATGAAATAAATTGGGGTGCTCTTGAAAGGCTTCCAACAGTTGAAAGGGCCCACATTAGCTTTTTGCATGGTGTTGCTGGTGATTTTAAGGAGGTTGATGTTAAACGACTTGACTTTTATGAGAGAAGGGCTTTGTTGAATAAATTGGTTACAAATATGACTCAGAATGAATTGTTCTTGCACAAAATCAAGACTAGGTTTGAGAG GGTTTCCCTGGCATTCCCATCTATAGAAGTCCGGTTTCGGAATCTGAATGTAGAGACCTATGCTTATGTGGGTAGTAGAGCTTTACCCACAATCTACAATTCCTTGGTCAATATGGTTGAG GGTGTGataaactttctaaaaatacaaCCAAGTCAGAAGAGGAAACTGCAAATTCTGAGTGATTTAAATGGAATTATCAAACCTGGCAG gatgactttacttttaggGCCACCAAGCTCAGGGAAGACAACCTTATTATTAGCTTTAGCTGGTCTTCTTGATTCAGAATTGACG GTTTCTGGAAAAGTGACGTACAATGGACATGAGTTTGATGAATTTGTTCCTCAAAGATGTTCAGCTTATGTCAGTCAAAACGACGTTCATATCTGTGAATTGACTGTTAGAGAAACGTTAAGTTTTTCTGCCACTTGTCAAGGACTTGGTTCTGCTTATG AGCTCCTCCTGGATCTACtcagaaaagaaaaagaattagacTCTAAACCTGATCCATTACTTGACGTACTATTAAAG GCATCAGCTATGGAAAAACAAAGAAGAAATTTGTTCACTGAATATATTCTTAAG GTACTAGGATTAGAAGAATGTGCCGATACAATAATAGGAGATCAAATGACAAGGGGCATATCTGGAGGCCAAAAAAGGCGAACGACAATAG GGGAAATGATAGTTGGTCCAACAAATGCGTACTTAATGGATAGCATATCAGTTGGCTTAGACAGTTCAACAACGTATGacattattaattcaatcaggCAATCTGTACACATCATGCACAAAACTGCGTTGATCTCTCTACTTCAACCTCCCGCAGAAACATTTGAGCTATTTGATGACATTATTCTCATGTCTGAAGGCCAGATCGTGTACCAAGGTCCTAGGTTTTATGTTCTTCATTTCTTTGAATCTTTGGGTTTTCGATGCCCTCAAAGAAAACCGGTTGCCGATTACTTGCAAGAG GTTATATCAAGAAAAGATCAAGCACAATATTGGGCAAGAGAAGACGAGGAACATGCTTATGTTTCAACTAAGCAATTTGCTGATAAGTTCAAGGAATTCCATATAGGAATAGCCCTTCAAACTGAGCTCAATGTACCATTTGATAAGTCTAGAAGTCACCCGTTTGCCTTGACAAAGACTAAATTTGGAACCAACAAGATGGTTATACTCAAAGCTTGTGTATCTAGAGAATTCCTTCTTATGAAAAGGAATTTCCTAGTTTTTTGTTTCAAGTTATTACAA CTGGGAGTTCTTGGATTGGTTGTTGCAAGTGCTTTTTGTGAAGATAAAAAACATGATGATAGAATTGAAGATGGAACAGTACAAATgggagctttgttcattctactAGTCACCATTATACTTTCTGGACTTGCTGTTATACCTATGACCATTAACAAGCTTCCAGTCTACTATAAGCAGaagaattttctattttatcctTCATGGGCATATTCATTTCCTTCATTGATCCCTGGAATGATTTTTTCAATGATTGAAGTTCTCATTTTGGTTCTCACTACTTACTTTATCATAGGCTTTGATCCTAACTTCTTCAG GTTCATAAAACATGGTTTTATGTTGATACTATGCGGCCAAATGTCGTACTGTCTCTTTAGATGCGTAGGAGCTGTAACAAGAGATAATTCTATTGCAAATGTTGTTGCTAACCTTACAACTATGTGGCTCGTCATATTCAGTGGTTATGTCCTAACTAGAG TGACAATGAAGAAATGGTTAGTTTGGGGTTATTGGACATCTCCTTTAATGTATGTCTATAATGCTATTTCTGCAAATGAGTTTCTTGGCAAATCATGGTCTAAAAAT CATCTTTTAGATTCAAACGAAACAAAAGGGGTGTCCATCCTGAAATTTCACGGAGTAACTCCTAATCCCAACTCGTATTTGGTGGGTATTATAGCATTGATTGGATTCATTATCCTCTTTGCTTTGCTAGCCAATCTCGCGCTTGCTTATCTTAAAC CATTTGGACAATCACCCTCAACAGCTTTTATTaccaaagaagaagaagagaaaacatCTACCACTGAAGATACAACACAAAACCGTAGTAATAGCACAGGCCTATCATTCACACCTCTTTGCATGACTTTTGAAGACATCATTTATTCCGTTGATATGCCAAAg GAGAAGAAAGAAAGGGGCAACCCAAATGATCGGTTGGTACTACTGAATGGAGTAAGTGGATGTTTTAGACCAGGAGTTCTAACAGTATTAATGGGAGTCACTGGAGCAGGAAAAACCACACTATTAGATGTTTTAGCAGGACGGAAAAACACAGGTTATATGCAAGGAACCATCAAAGTTTCAGGCTATACAAAAAAGCAGGATACTTTTGCTCGAGTTTCCGGAtattttgaacaaaatgatATACATTCTCCTTTCATCACTGTCTCTGAATCCATCGTCTTCTCTGCTTCTCTTCGATTACCTAAGGACATCAACTCTAAAGCAAAACAG AATTTTGTGGAGGAAATCATGGAACTGATGGAGCTTACACCAATAAAAGATGCATTAGTGGGACAAGCAAATGTAAATGGGTTGTCAGTAGAGCAAAGAAAAAGATTAACTATAGCAGTAGAATTGGTTGCAAATCCTTCCATATTGTTCATGGATGAGCCAACATCAGGACTTGATGCAAGGGCAGCTGCAATTGTCATGAGAGTTGTCAGAAATACAGTTAACACTGGCAGAACTGTTGTTTGCACCATTCATCAACCTAGCATTCATATCTTCGAATCTTTTGATGAG CTTTTTCTCTTAAAGCAAGGAGGCCATGTTTTATATGCTGGTCCTATTGGCTATCGATGTGCTCAGCTCATCACTTACTTTGAG CAAATCGATGGCGTACCAAAGATAAGAGAAGGACACAATCCTGCAACATGGGTGTTAGAAGCAACAACAAAAGCACAAGAGGAGCGACTAGGGCTGAATTTTAGCTATATTTACTTAAATTCTGAGCTTTACAG GGCAAACATGAGATTGATTGGGGAGTTAAGCATACCTCCACCTAATTCAGAAGAGCTTCATTTTGCAACATCATATTGTCAATCATATTTTATACAATGGAAAACATGTTTATGGAAACAATACAAGTCTTATTGGAGAAATACAGCTCATAATGGTGTTAGATTCGTCATCACCTCCGCCTCTGCCTTCATGTTTGGGATTGTCTTCTTCCAAATTGGTTCCCGAAG GGATACACAAGTTGAAGTTCTTGGTGGAATTGGTGCCATTTACATATCGACGATGTTCATGGGAGCACAAACGAGTACAAGTGTAATGCCAGTAATGAGTAGTGATAAACTGGCGTTTTATAGAGAGAGGTCTTCTGGTTTATACTCTCCTATTCCTTATGCTTTGGCACAG GTAGCAATTGAGATCCCATATGTTGTAGCACAAACAACAATATTCGAGATCATAGCGTATGCAATGATGGGGTTTGAATGGTCAGCCATGAAGTTCTTCCAAGAATATCTTTTCATGTTATTATCACTATTATACTTCACTTACTTTGGAATGATGGTCTCATCAATCACACCTAATCAAGAAACATGCTCCATTTTAGCTAGTTTCGTTTTCTCCTTGTGGAATCTCTTTGCTGGTTTCGCCATCCCTAAAAAG AGGATTCCGGTATGGTGGAGATGGTATACATGGGTGTGTCCAGTATCATGGAGCATGAATGGGTTGGTAAGCTGTGAATATGGAGACAATACAGAGTCCAAGCTTGAAAGTGGGGAGACAGTTACCCAATTCTTGATGGATTATTTTGGGTACAAATATGAGTTATTGGGTATTGTAATTGCTGTTTTGGTTGGTTTCAATCTGCTCTTCATCTTTCTTCATTGCTTCTCCATAAAAATGTTCAATTTCCAGAAACGATAG
- the LOC130815188 gene encoding 30S ribosomal protein S7, chloroplastic — MSRRGTVEEKTAKSDPIYRNRLVNMLVNRILKHGKKSLAYQILYRAVKKIQQKTETNPLSVLRQAIRGVTPDIAVKARRVGGSTHQVPIEIGSTQGKALAIRWLLGAARKRPGRNMAFKLSSELVDAAKGSGDAIRKKEETHRMAEANRAFAHFR, encoded by the coding sequence ATGTCACGTCGAGGTACTGTAGAAGAAAAAACTGCAAAATCCGATCCAATTTATCGTAATCGATTAGTTAACATGTTGGTTAACCGTATTCTGAAACACGGAAAAAAATCATTGGcttatcaaattctctatcgagCCGTGAAAAAGATTCAACAAAAGACAGAAACAAATCCACTATCTGTTTTACGTCAAGCAATACGTGGAGTAACTCCCGATATAGCAGTAAAAGCAAGACGCGTAGGCGGATCGACTCATCAAGTTCCCATTGAAATAGGATCCACACAAGGAAAAGCACTTGCCATTCGTTGGTTATTAGGGGCAGCCCGAAAACGCCCGGGTCGAAATATGGCTTTCAAATTAAGTTCCGAATTGGTGGATGCTGCAAAAGGGAGTGGCGATGCCATACGCAAAAAGGAAGAGACTCATAGAATGGCAGAGGCAAATAGAGCTTTTGCACATTTTCGTTAA